In Euphorbia lathyris chromosome 10, ddEupLath1.1, whole genome shotgun sequence, a single genomic region encodes these proteins:
- the LOC136209044 gene encoding uncharacterized protein encodes MASKGEILTLYRSLLRTARQFCDYNIREYAKRRTIDGFRDNRNLSDPSAISAAFSDGKAQLEVAKRQMVVYSLYAPKIKSVMETHSL; translated from the coding sequence ATGGCTTCAAAAGGTGAAATACTCACCCTCTATCGGTCTCTTCTGCGCACAGCCCGCCAATTTTGTGACTATAACATCAGAGAATACGCGAAGCGCCGCACGATCGACGGCTTCCGCGATAACCGAAACCTATCGGACCCGTCTGCCATATCCGCCGCTTTCTCCGACGGCAAGGCTCAGCTTGAAGTTGCTAAACGACAGATGGTCGTCTACTCTCTCTATGCCCCCAAAATCAAAAGCGTCATGGAGACCCATTCGCTGTGA